Genomic segment of Peromyscus leucopus breed LL Stock chromosome 23, UCI_PerLeu_2.1, whole genome shotgun sequence:
ATCGAAATGACTTTTTCACCTCCTTTTATGACAAACTGAAACTACAGGAGGAAGTAAAAGATTTGAGAGCTGTTGAAGAGGCCTTTGTGCCGGTTATCAAACTGTGTTTTGATGGGATAGAGATTGATATTTTGTTCGCAAGATTAGCATTGCAGACTATTCCGGAAGATTTGGACCTACGAGATGATAGTCTGCTTAAAAATTTAGATATTAGGTGTATAAGAAGCCTTAATGGTTGCCGAGTAACTGATGAAATTTTACATCTGGTACCAAACATTGACAGCTTCAGGTTAACACTGAGAGCCATCAAATTATGGGCCAAATGCCACAATATCTATTCCAATATATTGGGTTTCCTTGGAGGTGTTTCCTGGGCTATGCTAGTAGCAAGAACTTGCCAGCTTTATCCAAATGCAATAGCATCCACTCTAGTACGTAAATTTTTCTTGGTATTTTCTGAGTGGGAATGGCCAAATCCAGTGTTGTTAAAAGAACCAGAAGAACGAAATCTTAACTTGCCCGTGTGGGACCCAAGAGTGAATCCCAGTGACAGGTACCATCTTATGCCTATAATTACACCGGCATACCCACAGCAGAACTCCACATACAATGTGTCTGTTTCCACTAGGATGGTCATGATTGAAGAGTTTAAGCAAGGGCTTGCTATCACACATGAAATTTTGCTGAATAAGGCAGAATGGTCCAAACTTTTTGAAGCGCCAAGCTTTTTTCAAAAATACAAGCATTATATTGTACTTCTGGCAAGTGCACCAACAGAGAAACAACATTTAGAGTGGGTGGGCTTGGTGGAATCAAAGATCCGAATCCTGGTAGGGAGCCTGGAAAAGAATGAATTCATTACTCTGGCACATGTGAATCCCCAGTCATTTCCGGCACCAAAAGAAAATGTTGACAAGGAAGAGTTTCGTACCATGTGGGTGATTGGGTTAGTGTTGAAGAAGCCAGAAAATTCTGAAATTCTCAGTATTGATCTCACCTATGATATTCAGTCTTTCACAGATACAGTTTACAGACAAGCAATAAATAGCAAGATGTTTGAGATGGATATGAAAATTGCTGCAATGCATTTAAGAAGAAAGGAACTTCATCAGCTACTTCCAAATCATGTTcttcagaaaaaggaaacacatttaaCAGAAGGTGTAAGATTGACAGCTGTGAATGACAGCAGCCTTCTCTTGTCTGTGGACAGTAAAAACAGAATATCTGCACCTTCACCTACTGGCACTATGAAGACAGGCCCACTGACTGTAAACCCTCAGGGCAGAAACAGTCCTGTTCTGACTGTTATGACAGCATCAGTGACCAACATACAGTTTCCTGAAGTTTCCTTGCAGCATGTGAGTCCCATAGAAAGCTCAGGGATTGCCCTGAGTGAAAGCATTCCTCAAATTCCCTCACAACCTACCATTTCTCCACCACCTAAGCCTACCATGACCAGAGTGGTTTCTTCAACACATCTGGTAAGCCATCCGTCTAGACCTTCAGGAAATACAGCAACGAACATACCCAATCCTATACTAGGAGTCTAGAAGACATTTTTACCTGGTAAGAAGAAAGGAACAAGAAATCTAACAGAAGGGAAGAAACCAGATAGACAAGTGCAGCTCAGCCACTACTCAGACAGCAGCTTCTCTGTTGGCCTCTCAGGAAACACCTGGGAACAGATAAGCCCGCTCTCCCTGTTTTTCCTAGCGATCCTATTCCTTTTATCGAGAGTTCAATAAAACAGATTGAATGGATAGAAACCACCTCAAAGGCCCTCACACA
This window contains:
- the Papolb gene encoding LOW QUALITY PROTEIN: poly(A) polymerase beta (The sequence of the model RefSeq protein was modified relative to this genomic sequence to represent the inferred CDS: deleted 1 base in 1 codon), translated to MMPFAVTTQGAQQPAPAPKQYGISSPISLAAPKDTDRELTQKLIETLQPFGVFEEEEELQRRILILQKLNNLVKEWIREISESRNLPQAVIENVGGKIFTFGSYRLGVHTKGADIDALCVAPRHVDRNDFFTSFYDKLKLQEEVKDLRAVEEAFVPVIKLCFDGIEIDILFARLALQTIPEDLDLRDDSLLKNLDIRCIRSLNGCRVTDEILHLVPNIDSFRLTLRAIKLWAKCHNIYSNILGFLGGVSWAMLVARTCQLYPNAIASTLVRKFFLVFSEWEWPNPVLLKEPEERNLNLPVWDPRVNPSDRYHLMPIITPAYPQQNSTYNVSVSTRMVMIEEFKQGLAITHEILLNKAEWSKLFEAPSFFQKYKHYIVLLASAPTEKQHLEWVGLVESKIRILVGSLEKNEFITLAHVNPQSFPAPKENVDKEEFRTMWVIGLVLKKPENSEILSIDLTYDIQSFTDTVYRQAINSKMFEMDMKIAAMHLRRKELHQLLPNHVLQKKETHLTEGVRLTAVNDSSLLLSVDSKNRISAPSPTGTMKTGPLTVNPQGRNSPVLTVMTASVTNIQFPEVSLQHVSPIESSGIALSESIPQIPSQPTISPPPKPTMTRVVSSTHLVSHPLDLQEIQQRTYPILY